A single genomic interval of Acipenser ruthenus chromosome 28, fAciRut3.2 maternal haplotype, whole genome shotgun sequence harbors:
- the grb7 gene encoding growth factor receptor-bound protein 7, giving the protein MDAMGPQREPRQADGQAPLPTAPPSVKRSQPLSIQNSRLKEQDSIPNPFPELCSPAHSPILIGSPLGTGTPPAPGTHLVKVCIEDGRSRSLGVPEGATARDVCSLLVQRTQSRDQETWALVEIHPHLGLERCLEDHEIVLEIQATWPLEGDSRFLFRKNYAKYEFFKKPMHFFPEHMISDCLDINKGMTSSELIQNLLLSGSCPEIQGSLQVRETGKKGWKRSCFFLRKSGLYHSNKGSSKEPRHLQYVADLEELNIYSVSQSRKLYGAPSDFTFCIKPCRKRFCARDLKLLCAEDERTRACWITAFRLFKFGQQLRCNYQLSLSTKNQDRGRLPPGKSASEAALVAMDFSGKEGGRVIENPKEARTVEQEEGQAWRKKTSHRYSLPSSYQYSLSAVIHRTQAWFHGGVSRKEAQQLIQEQGQVDGMFLIRESQQHANCFVLSLCYQRKTKHYLIIQCEEEGRLYYTMDDGLTLFTDLIQLVEFHQINCGILPVRLKHYCACVAL; this is encoded by the exons ATGGATGCGATGGGGCCGCAGCGAGAGCCCAGACAGGCGGACGGACAGGCGCCCCTGCCCACAGCCCCCCCCTCAGTGAAGAGATCTCAGCCCCTGAGCATCCAGAACTCCAG GCTGAAGGAACAAGACTCGATACCCAATCCCTTCCCTGAGCTCTGCAGCCCTGCTCACTCTCCCATCCTGATTGGCTCCCCGCTGGGCACAGGCACACCCCCTGCACCCGGCACACAC CTGGTAAAGGTCTGCATTGAGGACGGGCGCTCGCGATCTCTGGGGGTTCCTGAGGGGGCCACAGCGAGGGACGTGTGCAGCCTGCTGGTGCAGCGCACCCAGAGCAGAGACCAGGAGACATGGGCACTGGTGGAGATACACCCCCACCTGGGGCTAG AGCGCTGTCTGGAGGACCACGAGATCGTTCTGGAGATCCAGGCCACCTGGCCACTAGAGGGCGACAGCAGGTTCCTGTTCCGCAAGAACTACGCCAAGTATGAGTTCTTCAAGAAGCCCATG CACTTTTTCCCAGAGCACATGATCTCAGACTGTCTGGACATCAACAAGGGCATGACATCATCAGAACTCATCCAG AACCTGCTGCTGTCGGGCAGCTGCCCGGAGATCCAGGGCTCCCTACAAGTGCGGGAGACGGGCAAGAAGGGCTGGAAGAGAAGCTGCTTCTTCCTCAGGAAGTCGGGGCTCTACCACTCCAACAAGGGCAGCTCCAAG GAGCCCCGGCACCTGCAGTACGTGGCTGACCTGGAGGAGCTAAATATCTACAGTGTGTCTCAGAGCAGGAAGCTATACGGGGCCCCCAGCGACTTCACATTCTGCATCAAG CCCTGTCGGAAGCGTTTTTGCGCACGGGACCTGAAGCTGCTGTGTGCCGAGGATGAGAGAACGAGAGCCTGCTGGATCACAGCCTTCCGACTGTTCAAG TTTGGGCAGCAGCTGCGGTGTAATTACCAGCTCTCCTTGTCGACGAAGAATCAGGACAGAGGCCGGCTCCCCCCAGGCAAG AGTGCGTCGGAGGCTGCCCTGGTAGCGATGGATTTCTCTGGGAAGGAGGGGGGACGAGTGATCGAAAACCCCAAAGAAGCACGAACCGTGGAGCAGGAGGAGGGTCAAGCATGGAGg AAGAAGACTAGTCACCGGTACAGCCTGCCCAGCTCCTACCAATACTCCCTCAGCGCAG tgATTCATCGCACGCAGGCCTGGTTTCATGGTGGAGTCTCGCGGAAGGAAGCTCAGCAGCTCATTCAGGAGCAGGGCCAGGTGGACGG GATGTTCCTGATTCGAGAGAGCCAGCAGCATGCAAACTGCTTCGTCCTGTCGCTGTGCTACCAGCGGAAAACCAAACACTACCTCATCATCCag tGTGAAGAGGAGGGCAGGCTCTACTACACGATGGATGACGGCCTCACTCTCTTCACGGATCTCATTCAGCTCGTGGAATTCCACCAGATCAACTGCGGGATCCTGCCCGTGCGACTCAAACACTACTGCGCCTGCGTGGCGCTGTAA